A genomic stretch from Drosophila bipectinata strain 14024-0381.07 unplaced genomic scaffold, DbipHiC1v2 scaffold_55, whole genome shotgun sequence includes:
- the LOC108126352 gene encoding uncharacterized protein isoform X3, with protein sequence MSERRRVMRISSFLPISPIEDNQRCINNGRSPCAGERGGQDITSSRLEIYTPKNPICVQVLAVKQSLSWIKHSFIPV encoded by the exons ATGAGTGAGCGCAGGAGAGTGATGAGAATATCCAGCTTCTTGCCCATCTCACCTATAGAGGACAACCAGCGATGCATTAACAATGGGAGATCGCCGTGTGCTGGTGAGAGAGGGGGCCAAGACATAACAAGTAGCCGCCTTGAG ATCTATACACCAAAGAATCCAATATGTGTACAGGTGTTGGCCGTCAAGCAGAGTTTAAGTTGGATTAAACACAG TTTTATTCCTGTTTGA
- the LOC108126352 gene encoding uncharacterized protein isoform X2 yields the protein MSERRRVMRISSFLPISPIEDNQRCINNGRSPCAGERGGQDITSSRLEIYTPKNPICVQVLAVKQSLSWIKHRSTSHQWSQELRLESYSRWADLFGADSL from the exons ATGAGTGAGCGCAGGAGAGTGATGAGAATATCCAGCTTCTTGCCCATCTCACCTATAGAGGACAACCAGCGATGCATTAACAATGGGAGATCGCCGTGTGCTGGTGAGAGAGGGGGCCAAGACATAACAAGTAGCCGCCTTGAG ATCTATACACCAAAGAATCCAATATGTGTACAGGTGTTGGCCGTCAAGCAGAGTTTAAGTTGGATTAAACACAG ATCAACCTCACACCAGTGGTCACAGGAATTGAGATTAGAAAGTTACAGTAGGTGGGCAGATTTATTTGGAGCAGATTCATTGTAG
- the LOC108126352 gene encoding uncharacterized protein isoform X1, with protein sequence MSERRRVMRISSFLPISPIEDNQRCINNGRSPCAGERGGQDITSSRLEIYTPKNPICVQVLAVKQSLSWIKHSRSTSHQWSQELRLESYSRWADLFGADSL encoded by the exons ATGAGTGAGCGCAGGAGAGTGATGAGAATATCCAGCTTCTTGCCCATCTCACCTATAGAGGACAACCAGCGATGCATTAACAATGGGAGATCGCCGTGTGCTGGTGAGAGAGGGGGCCAAGACATAACAAGTAGCCGCCTTGAG ATCTATACACCAAAGAATCCAATATGTGTACAGGTGTTGGCCGTCAAGCAGAGTTTAAGTTGGATTAAACACAG CAGATCAACCTCACACCAGTGGTCACAGGAATTGAGATTAGAAAGTTACAGTAGGTGGGCAGATTTATTTGGAGCAGATTCATTGTAG